Sequence from the Thermocoleostomius sinensis A174 genome:
CCAACGCAAGCTTCCTGAAATCTTAGAAAAACGCAAAGACTGGATCGCCAAAACAACCCAGCGCATTGCAGCCGAGCGGCAGTTGATGACGCCTGGAGTTGTAGAGCCGTTTGACCAAACGCTACCAGAGCAGCTAGAACTCCGATCCATTCCTGAATCCTGGTCAGTGCAATATTGTCAAGGCAGTGGACGATCGTTTGTCGCTAACGTCACAGGTAAACGTAAATTGACCGTTCATGCACCGCTAGAACACCCCCAGTCTTGTTATCGCGTCTTGAGGTATTGGTTAATGCGCAAAGCTGAAAGCAGCTTAGTTCCATGGCTAGAGCAAATTAGTCAAGAAGTCGCGCTGCCTTTTAACCAGGCTACCGTCCGAGGGCAAAAAACTATTTGGGCTAGCTGTTCTGGTAAGAAAAATATCAGCCTTAATTACAAACTGCTGTTCTTGCCGCCTGATCT
This genomic interval carries:
- a CDS encoding M48 family metallopeptidase, with the protein product MVKAKFSHQPKPYRVRESARAKHVSIRVSHLGEVEVVVPRGFDQRKLPEILEKRKDWIAKTTQRIAAERQLMTPGVVEPFDQTLPEQLELRSIPESWSVQYCQGSGRSFVANVTGKRKLTVHAPLEHPQSCYRVLRYWLMRKAESSLVPWLEQISQEVALPFNQATVRGQKTIWASCSGKKNISLNYKLLFLPPDLVRYVLIHELCHTVHLNHSTNFWDLVADKEPDYKLLDNELNKAWCYIPTWVEQVGD